A DNA window from Mesorhizobium sp. C432A contains the following coding sequences:
- a CDS encoding DUF982 domain-containing protein: MMLSKPFEKPVRVWVGLGFPRQLNTVADAYQFAAEWCGNSPEQRAAIRACKAALIGDVEPETARGVFVAFARKKDILMEDGIEPAPSRTLSPHHV; the protein is encoded by the coding sequence ATGATGCTATCGAAACCTTTTGAAAAGCCAGTCCGGGTGTGGGTGGGATTGGGCTTTCCCCGCCAACTCAACACGGTCGCAGATGCCTATCAATTCGCAGCCGAATGGTGTGGCAACAGCCCGGAGCAGAGAGCTGCTATTCGCGCTTGCAAAGCCGCTCTGATTGGTGATGTGGAACCCGAGACAGCACGAGGCGTCTTCGTCGCGTTCGCTCGCAAGAAGGATATTCTTATGGAGGACGGCATCGAGCCTGCGCCTTCAAGGACGCTAAGCCCGCACCACGTCTAA